TTCAGCAGTTTACTGCTACTGCCGGCAACAACAATGTGCTGCTGCAACTACAACTGGGATCCAACTTTGGTATTCAACAATTACAATTTGAAAAAGTAAAGAACGGCCAGGCTACAATGCTGTCAAGCATTTCCAACATCACCGGCAACAACTTTACAGCCGAAGATGCACAACCCCTGAGTGGCGAAAATTACTATCGTATTAAAATTACTTTGAGTAATGGTAGCGTGGTGTACTCCAACATTGAAACCGTATACATACCGGAAAGCAATGGTTTGGCGGTGTACCCCAATCCTGTAGCATTGGGCCAGCCCATTCGCATCATTAATACCATGAGCGGAGAATTTCCTATAGCTGAACTCTATGATTTTACCGGCAGAAAAATCCGCAGTACTGCATTGGAAGGTTTTATCAATACCGTCAATACTGCATACTTACATCGTGGTATTTATCTCCTGAAACTTACCCAGGCCGGCAAAACCATCAGTGTAAAAAAGATAACGGTCTTGTAGTGCTGTTACAACCTACGGAGATAGTTCCGCACATAGTCACCCACGCCTTCTTCTAATGAAGTGAACGCTTCTGCATAGCCGGCTTTGCGCAGCTTATCCATATTGGCTTCGGTGAAGTATTGATACTTGTCGCGGATATCTTCCGGCATATCTATGAACACAATATTCGGTTCCGGATCCATCCCCCGGAAAGTAGCCGCAGCCAAATCGTAAAAACTGCGGGCCTGCCCGGTACCAAGGTTGTACAAGCCACTGCCTAAGCCCCCTTTAGGGGGTTTGGGGGTTTCTAACATCCACGCAATCACCTTCACCACATCTTTTACATAAATAAAATCCCGTAGCTGTTGACCGTGCTCAAAATCGGGGCGATGGCTTTTGAACAATTTAACCTGCCCCTCTTTTTTGATTTGATTGAATGCATGCCAGATAACCGAAGCCATTCGGCCCTTGTGGTATTCATGCGGGCCGTATACATTAAAAAATTTGAGGCCTGCCCAAAAGGGTGGCGCACCTGCAGAGTCCGGCGTATGGGCGCCATCATCTCTCACCCAGCCATCTTCATCCTGTGTATTCAATCGCACATCGCCTACTTTTTCCAACACCCACTTGTCAAACTCATTTTTACTGACGCCATAAGGATTCAATGGCTTCAGCAAAAAAGGCAATTCATGATTGTCATCGTAGCCCAACTCGCCTGCTCCATACGTAGCAGCACTCGATGCATAAATAAACGGAATTTGCTTTTCGGTACAGTATTGCCACAGCATTTGGCTATACTCCACATTCAATTCTTCATGAATGGCATAGTTAAATTCAGTGGTATCTGTACGAGCACCCAAGTGAATGACTGCCGCTACTTCCGGCTGGTGCTCATTGAGCCAGAATGCCAGGTTGTACCGCTCCACCACATGGTCATAAGCAATGCTTTCCCAGTTGGCCCGCTTGTCTTCTCTGCCAAAATCATCCACCAAAATCAATTGTTCGTAGCCTAAAGTATTGAGGTGACGAGCCATTTCGCTGCCGATAAAACCAGCGGCGCCGGTAACAATGATGTATGGTGCTTGCATAAAAAAGTACAATTGATTGGGACAGCAAAAATGAGATTAAGTTTTGAAACAGCGGACATACGTCCAAATACGTATTTTACAGCAATGTGAAGCCCCTATTTTTGAAAGATGACGAACACACCCAAAACCATTTGTATAGTAGAAGACAAAGATGACCTGCGGGAAGCGCTGAGCATGATGATCAGACTAACGGACGGTTATCAAATGACCGGGGCATTTAAAAACGCAGAAGATGCGATTCACCATATACCGGATATTCATCCTGCTGCTGTGCTGATGGACATCAACCTGCCCGATGCCAGCGGCATACAATGCGTCGTTACATTAAAATCAAAGTTTCCGGATATTTTATTTTTGATGTGTACTGCTTACGAAGACAATGATAAAATTTTCAGCAGTTTGAAAGCCGGCGCCAGTGGCTACATTTTAAAAACCGACGGTCCTGCAAAAATTGTAGAAGCGCTGGATGAACTTTTTGCCGGTGGCAGCCCCATGAGCAGCAGCATTGCCCGCAAAGTGGTGGCCAGTTTTAGTGGCTTGCCCGCAGGCAATCATTTGGTACAACGATTATCGGACAGAGAAGAAGCAGTATTGCATTGTCTGGCCAAAGGATTGATGAACAAAGAAGTAGCCGACAGTTTACAAATCAGTCAGGGTACAGTAAAAAAGCATATCCAACACATTTATGAAAAGCTACACGTAAACACCCGTGTAGAAGCCGTGAACCTGTATCTTGGAAGAACAAAATAACCATTCGACACATTTATAACATATTACGAACTAGTGCTACAATGCTGGTTATTTGTTTATCAAGCATTGGCGCTTTGTCGCAGCAATCAATTACAGATTCGCTGCAACATTTGTATGCTGAAACCAAAGAGAACGAACAAAAAAGTCATCAGGCTTTGTTGCTGATTGAAGCTTGGATGGATTTGGAAAAATTAGACTCGGCTCAATTCTGGGCCAACGAACTATTTTCTGTATTGCCCGGCAACAAACAGGATGTGGTACATTATTACTACAATAGCAGACAGAGTGAAATTTATTACTACAACAATTTTCCCAGGTTGGGATTGCAAAATGCTGAAAGAGGTTTACAAATAGCATTGTCGCTTAATGACAGCGTATTTATTGCTGATGCTTACAATTTCAGAGGTCTATTTTTGATGAACCTCAACAGAATTCAAGAAGCCATATCATCTTTTAAACTTGGATTACAATGGTCTGTCTGGAAATCGAATCCACCCAAGTATCTTTCTCTTACGCAATACTATCATCTGTTAGGCAATTTAGCTGAGGCATTATTAAAAAATAATGAACCTGCAGCTTCATTACACTATGCCTTTTACTCGTACAACGAAGCTGTAAAGCACAATAGAAGGAGAGCCATAAGCGTTGCTCAAAACCAAATCGGCAGTTGCTATGATGCTTTAGGAAAAACTGATTCTGCCCTCTATTTTTTTAAAGCATGTATATCAGGCATAGATAATGATATAGATGTATTGTTGTTGAACTATGCTTCTTTGGGGCAGCATTTTAAGCACCTGCAACTTAATGAACAGGCAAACAGCGCTTTTAAAGAAGGTGTACTCTTGCTCACCAAAAGACCAGATATCAATAGCTACTTCAGTATTGAGTTCTTGAACAAAGCCATTGTTTTTTTTAGAGAAACAGCACAAGAAAAACTGCTGCAAAATTGCATCTATAAAAAAATGATGATACTTGACAAAGTGCAGGCCGACTACAATGTGCAAATAAATGAAGTGATGGAAGCTGCGTTGAAAAATGAAACGCAACTGCTCAATCTCAGAATAGCCAATGAAGCTCGTAAAGTAAAACTCGATCAGTATAAAATCATTGCCCTGTCAACACTGCTTGTTTCGGTTCTACTCATCTTTTTATTGTACCGGAACCGGTTGCTGAAAAAACTGGAACTGGCCAAGCTACAAAACAACATTCAGCAAGACCTGCATGATGAGTTGGGTGGTAGTCTTAGCATCATTCGCATATTGAGCGACCTAATGAGCAGCAAAAAATTATCGCAGGAAGAGATCGCCAGTCTTTCACAAAAAATAAGTGGCACCGCCAGCGAAGCAGCCCAAAAAATGAATACGCTGATTTGGGCACTCAACACCGAAAACGACTCAGTAGCCAACCTGTGCGAATATACCCGGCAGTATAGCATTGCCTTTTTTGAAGGCACAACCATCGATATTCATTTCGAAGAGAAACTGTCGCAACCCAACAGTAATATTTACGGTACTGCCCGCAAAAACATTTTCCTCTGTATCAAAGAATCACTGCACAATGTATTGAAACATGCCAACGCCAGTGCAGTCCATATCCGATTTGAAACTACCAATGCTCAACAGCTGATTGTAACCGTATCAGACAACGGAAAAGGGATGCAACAAAACAATCAATTTGGCAACGGCCTTAAAAATATGCAGCAGCGAATGGCTGCCATCGGGGGTACTGCCAGCTTCACCAACAATGCTGGCTGCACCGTTGTGTTTGAGTGTTCCTTGCACTAAAGTACTCACTAGGTAAAGACATCACCCCTACGCATACTCCCTATTACGTATTGCCAGCGGGCACACAATACAGGATTTTTACAAGAGACTTTTTTACCCTTTATCCTGAATACCCAAGCCAACGCACCGCACATGAGACTTCTTTTACTCCTTTCCGTTTTGATGGTTCGTTTTTCAGCCATTGCTCAATCCAATTTTAGCAGCACCAACTTTCGGGTGGGCCAAAGCACTTACACCGACATTAGCAGCACCGGCACCGCCATTGCCATGACCAACAATGAAGCTGGAGTGAGTACCGCCCCTCAAAACATTGGCTTCAACTTTCAATTCAACGATTCTGTATTTACGCAGTTTCGCATACACGCCGATGGCATACTTCGCCTTGGCACCGAAGCACCTGCTGCCGCTACAAATATTAGTGTGAGCCCGGCCAATTCTCATGCCGCAGTGTTCACATCTACTGCTGACAGTTTTCAATACGTCATTCTTCCATTTTTCACCAACCTCGTAGCTGCAGGCTCACCGGCATTTCATGTACAAACCAGCGGTGTGGCCCCCAACAGAGTATGCACCATACAATGGAAAAACCTGCGGGATGCCGACAATTCGAACGGCGCTGTGTTGCATCAATTTACGCAACTGGAGTTTCAGGTAAAACTGTATGAAGGAAGTAACGATATTGAATTTGTGTACGGCAGCTTTATACCATCTGCCAACACCCTCAGCACCCGCAATGCAGCCGTGGGTATAAAAGCAGGCAGCAATAGTTTTGCAGCCAATTACAAAGGGGTAAATACAGCCCCATTTAGTGCCATGGTTTCTTTTAACCAACGCAACAATGCCCGGCTGGCCAATGGCGTGTTATTCAGAAGAGATGTACCGCCGGCTAACGGATTTACACAGCGTTTTTTTGGCAGAATAGTGAATGACATTTCGGTGGCCAACTTGTATGCAGACAGCGTAAGCCAGGTCACCAATCAATCGGGCAATAGAATTGAAACATTGGTAAAAAATGAGGGTACCGCTGCAGCAAGTAACATTGTTGTAAGTCTTCAAATAAGCGGATCCAATACGCATACAGCGTCTGTCAATATTACCAGTCTTGCAGCAGGTGCTACACAATTGGTAAGCTTTCCTGCATTTAGTACCAGCAACCCTGGTATGCAGCAAATACAAGTTTCTGTAACGGCAGATGCCGATGACAGAACAAGTAACAACATGCTTGCTGCTTCGCAAAAGATTTCGGCTGGTCACCAACAAACTCCGAATCTGAATAACGCAGGATTTGGCATTGGCTTTAATGGTGGCACTGGCTTTATGGCCACGAAAATTTATGGAACCGGCACCAGAAAAATCAGACAAATCCGCATCCCATTCAATACCTACCGAAACATTGTAAACATGCGGGTATATGAAGATGGAGGTGCTGGGGGTTCTCCATCATCCTCCGCACTTATTAGCAGTAGCAACTTTTTTACTACCAACGAAAACAGCATCATTATTTCATTTACCAATGCTGCAGCAAGTGTAACCGGCGATTATTACATTGCTGTACAGCAAACAAGCACCAGCAATATGGGATGGCGTAGCACTGCAGCACCTCCCATTCGTACCAACAGATTGTACACCAGCTCTACTGGCGCTTCATGGGCTGCTCAGGTAGACACTTTGCCCTGGCAGCAAATGGTAGAAGTATATGAAGAAACCACCGGGCCCGATGTAGGTATTGAGTACTTAACAGCACCCGGTTGCAACTACAGCAATGCAGCTGACGTGACAGTAACACTTCGAAACTTTTCGAACACAACTATTGATTTTGCAGCTACGCCAGTTACAATAAGTGGCAATGTTCGTAACCCGCAGCAAACGGAATCGCCTTTTTCATTGACCAAAAACACCGGCACATTAGCAGCTGGTGCCAGTGAGCAAATTACGGTGCTGAGTAACTATGATTTTACCAAGCGGGGCTATCATTTATTCAGCGCCAAAACAACACTGCCCGGCGATGTAGAAAATGGCAATGATAGTCTTCGTTTCTTTTTGGGTAATCATGTGCCTGTAACCGGATCCATTACCGATTCTGTGTGTCCGTTGACGCCCATCACACTTACCGGCCCTGCTTACCTCGCCAATCTTCAATGGACCTTGAATGGTACGCCTTCATTTGGCACTACGCTTAATGTGAGTCCGATACAAACAACTACTGTGTATGTGCAAGGCACTGACTATCGGGGCTGCGTATTGCAAGACAGCGTTGTGTTGTTGGTAAAAAAAGATTACGGTGCTGCCGCAAAGCCTGTTATCCTGTTTGGCGACACACTGCTCAGCCATCGCAATGCATTTAAAGACACTTTGCGTGTAACCAAGCTGGCTGGCCATAGCATACGTTGGCTGGGTGGTTTTGGTACCGTTTCAGCAGATAGTTCGTTGCTGCTGACGCAGGTTGCAGGTTTACAAAATGCCAAAGTATCCGTTGCATACATCCGTGATAGTGATGGCTGCGGTACACTGGGCGATACTCTCACCTACCGCTATGCTACAGGCCTGCTGCACAATACCAACGATACGCAAGTTGTATGTGATACCAGCTATTACGATGCAGGTGGTAGCACCGGTATCACTGGCAATAGTATTACCAAAGTATTTACACCGGCTACTGCTGGCAAAAAAGTGAAGTTCACCTTGTACAATACCGATTTGGCAGACTTTGCCAGCATCATGGTGTATGACGGAAGTTCAACATCTTCTCCACGCATAACAGCAATTGATGGCAGCAAAAACGGAAATACAGTGATGGAGTTTATTGCCTCCAATGAAACAGGAGCACTCACGGTTCAATTCACCAGAGGTACATTCAACACCAGTGGTTGGTGGGCCGGGCTTACCTGCCATACTCCCGAAGTGTACCGCAGTGTACAAAACGGTTTGTGGACTGCTGCCAACACTTGGGAAAAGAAAATACCCGGCGGCAATTTTGTACCTGCTACGAGAGCACCATTCAAAGGTGATGACAGCATTTTGGTAAGACACGAAGTGTTGCTCAATGAGAGTGTACAAACAGATCAGCTAATTATTGAGCCAACCGGTCATTTACGTTTTGAATCGCCAACTAGCAATTTCATTTCGATGAACCTGTTTAAAACAAATGAACAGCCCCCTATTGAAGTAAAAGGAAAGCTGTCAACAAATGCCCCTACACAAATTTTTGGCGCCGATAAAATGATTGTAACCGGCGAACTGGCCAACGAAGGAAAGATCGATCTTGATTCGGTAATGATGGTAGGCACCAGCTTGCAGACCTTGGGTAAAAGCGGCGGCGGCGCAGGCATCATCAAACTATTACACCTGAACAATGCAGCTGGTGTACAAGTAGCAGGCACCCAAAATGTACTGAGTATTCGCTTTGTACAAGGCTTACTCAATACCACAGCACAAGCATACATTGATGTTACAGGCACCGTGTTTGATGCAAGAGATGCTTCGCATATCAACGGCCCTGCGGGTGTTACCATCTTTGGATCCGGCGATCGTTTCTATCCCATTGGCAGCAATGGTCAATATCGGCCTGTAACCATCACCAACAGCAACACCAACAGTTTTGATAATTCAGAAACCATTGTGGTAGAAGCAAAAGCTGGGGGTCCTGCAGCAAGAACATTGCCTGCTGGCATCAGCAACGTTTCGCAAGTGCGGCATTATCGCATCACCCGCATTGGCAATAACGGCAGCGAGTATCAGGTTACACTGCCTTATGGAAGTGATGACGGCGTCAATGAGCCATCCAACCTCACCATTTTAAAAGATGATGGCGGCAGCAACTGGATTGATATTGGCGGAACAGCTACAGGTGCTACACCAGGTAGCATTACCAGCAACAGCTTCAATAACTTCAGCGATTTTGTACTAGCCAATAAAACAGGTGGCACAAATCCGTTGCCCGTTACCTGGGTGAATTTCTCTGCAACTGCCCTTCAAAAAGATGTACAACTGAAATGGCAAACAGCAAACGAAAGTGATTGTAAAAAATATATCATAGAAAGAAGCAACAACGGCAATCAGTTTATAGCAATTGAAGAGGTTGTTTGTAACAATAATAACAGCAGCACCTACAAGTACACAGATGTGCAACCCGGCCATGGTACCTGGTACTACCGCATTCGCCAGCAGGATACAGATGGCAGCTTTACTTACACTGCAGTGAGAAAAGTAAACCTGCAACATGTGGCAACTATCAAACTCTATCCCAATCCGGCTAACAATGTACTCCGCATCAATCAGCTTCAAGGCAAAGCAAACATTGTAGTGTACGATGCAGCTGGCCAACAGATAGCACAATACCTCGCTACAGGCAGCAGTATAGATATTTCAGTTGCACACCTGAGCAACGGGCACTATACCATTCACATTGTTCAACCCACAGGCAACACACAACACAAACTCATCATCTCACACTAATAAGGCCGTTGAGAAACAGCAACCTGCATATACATCGGTATGTGCAGGTTTTCTTTGTG
The Phnomibacter ginsenosidimutans genome window above contains:
- a CDS encoding T9SS type A sorting domain-containing protein; the protein is MQVLSTTADTLFRIRRSSLEKDWLAVAPIFGTQLGNRSYAINYLNQQVGCYIQQFTATAGNNNVLLQLQLGSNFGIQQLQFEKVKNGQATMLSSISNITGNNFTAEDAQPLSGENYYRIKITLSNGSVVYSNIETVYIPESNGLAVYPNPVALGQPIRIINTMSGEFPIAELYDFTGRKIRSTALEGFINTVNTAYLHRGIYLLKLTQAGKTISVKKITVL
- a CDS encoding ADP-glyceromanno-heptose 6-epimerase, encoding MQAPYIIVTGAAGFIGSEMARHLNTLGYEQLILVDDFGREDKRANWESIAYDHVVERYNLAFWLNEHQPEVAAVIHLGARTDTTEFNYAIHEELNVEYSQMLWQYCTEKQIPFIYASSAATYGAGELGYDDNHELPFLLKPLNPYGVSKNEFDKWVLEKVGDVRLNTQDEDGWVRDDGAHTPDSAGAPPFWAGLKFFNVYGPHEYHKGRMASVIWHAFNQIKKEGQVKLFKSHRPDFEHGQQLRDFIYVKDVVKVIAWMLETPKPPKGGLGSGLYNLGTGQARSFYDLAAATFRGMDPEPNIVFIDMPEDIRDKYQYFTEANMDKLRKAGYAEAFTSLEEGVGDYVRNYLRRL
- a CDS encoding response regulator; the encoded protein is MTNTPKTICIVEDKDDLREALSMMIRLTDGYQMTGAFKNAEDAIHHIPDIHPAAVLMDINLPDASGIQCVVTLKSKFPDILFLMCTAYEDNDKIFSSLKAGASGYILKTDGPAKIVEALDELFAGGSPMSSSIARKVVASFSGLPAGNHLVQRLSDREEAVLHCLAKGLMNKEVADSLQISQGTVKKHIQHIYEKLHVNTRVEAVNLYLGRTK
- a CDS encoding ATP-binding protein produces the protein MLVICLSSIGALSQQSITDSLQHLYAETKENEQKSHQALLLIEAWMDLEKLDSAQFWANELFSVLPGNKQDVVHYYYNSRQSEIYYYNNFPRLGLQNAERGLQIALSLNDSVFIADAYNFRGLFLMNLNRIQEAISSFKLGLQWSVWKSNPPKYLSLTQYYHLLGNLAEALLKNNEPAASLHYAFYSYNEAVKHNRRRAISVAQNQIGSCYDALGKTDSALYFFKACISGIDNDIDVLLLNYASLGQHFKHLQLNEQANSAFKEGVLLLTKRPDINSYFSIEFLNKAIVFFRETAQEKLLQNCIYKKMMILDKVQADYNVQINEVMEAALKNETQLLNLRIANEARKVKLDQYKIIALSTLLVSVLLIFLLYRNRLLKKLELAKLQNNIQQDLHDELGGSLSIIRILSDLMSSKKLSQEEIASLSQKISGTASEAAQKMNTLIWALNTENDSVANLCEYTRQYSIAFFEGTTIDIHFEEKLSQPNSNIYGTARKNIFLCIKESLHNVLKHANASAVHIRFETTNAQQLIVTVSDNGKGMQQNNQFGNGLKNMQQRMAAIGGTASFTNNAGCTVVFECSLH
- a CDS encoding T9SS type A sorting domain-containing protein, which translates into the protein MRLLLLLSVLMVRFSAIAQSNFSSTNFRVGQSTYTDISSTGTAIAMTNNEAGVSTAPQNIGFNFQFNDSVFTQFRIHADGILRLGTEAPAAATNISVSPANSHAAVFTSTADSFQYVILPFFTNLVAAGSPAFHVQTSGVAPNRVCTIQWKNLRDADNSNGAVLHQFTQLEFQVKLYEGSNDIEFVYGSFIPSANTLSTRNAAVGIKAGSNSFAANYKGVNTAPFSAMVSFNQRNNARLANGVLFRRDVPPANGFTQRFFGRIVNDISVANLYADSVSQVTNQSGNRIETLVKNEGTAAASNIVVSLQISGSNTHTASVNITSLAAGATQLVSFPAFSTSNPGMQQIQVSVTADADDRTSNNMLAASQKISAGHQQTPNLNNAGFGIGFNGGTGFMATKIYGTGTRKIRQIRIPFNTYRNIVNMRVYEDGGAGGSPSSSALISSSNFFTTNENSIIISFTNAAASVTGDYYIAVQQTSTSNMGWRSTAAPPIRTNRLYTSSTGASWAAQVDTLPWQQMVEVYEETTGPDVGIEYLTAPGCNYSNAADVTVTLRNFSNTTIDFAATPVTISGNVRNPQQTESPFSLTKNTGTLAAGASEQITVLSNYDFTKRGYHLFSAKTTLPGDVENGNDSLRFFLGNHVPVTGSITDSVCPLTPITLTGPAYLANLQWTLNGTPSFGTTLNVSPIQTTTVYVQGTDYRGCVLQDSVVLLVKKDYGAAAKPVILFGDTLLSHRNAFKDTLRVTKLAGHSIRWLGGFGTVSADSSLLLTQVAGLQNAKVSVAYIRDSDGCGTLGDTLTYRYATGLLHNTNDTQVVCDTSYYDAGGSTGITGNSITKVFTPATAGKKVKFTLYNTDLADFASIMVYDGSSTSSPRITAIDGSKNGNTVMEFIASNETGALTVQFTRGTFNTSGWWAGLTCHTPEVYRSVQNGLWTAANTWEKKIPGGNFVPATRAPFKGDDSILVRHEVLLNESVQTDQLIIEPTGHLRFESPTSNFISMNLFKTNEQPPIEVKGKLSTNAPTQIFGADKMIVTGELANEGKIDLDSVMMVGTSLQTLGKSGGGAGIIKLLHLNNAAGVQVAGTQNVLSIRFVQGLLNTTAQAYIDVTGTVFDARDASHINGPAGVTIFGSGDRFYPIGSNGQYRPVTITNSNTNSFDNSETIVVEAKAGGPAARTLPAGISNVSQVRHYRITRIGNNGSEYQVTLPYGSDDGVNEPSNLTILKDDGGSNWIDIGGTATGATPGSITSNSFNNFSDFVLANKTGGTNPLPVTWVNFSATALQKDVQLKWQTANESDCKKYIIERSNNGNQFIAIEEVVCNNNNSSTYKYTDVQPGHGTWYYRIRQQDTDGSFTYTAVRKVNLQHVATIKLYPNPANNVLRINQLQGKANIVVYDAAGQQIAQYLATGSSIDISVAHLSNGHYTIHIVQPTGNTQHKLIISH